In a genomic window of Streptomyces pristinaespiralis:
- a CDS encoding C40 family peptidase: MAAHREHRKPRDRRLEGPAARAAVTLALAGTAATAAFDGTGHAEPVLTAAQIQARVDRLYQEAEVATEKYNGAKERTDSARRSLDSLRDEAARRTESLNASRNALGSLATAQYRDGGMDPGLRLALTSAPEDYLQGAALAERAGALQAAKVTDVRRQLRELARLKAEAGERMAELEARRRELAGHKDAVRSRLAAAQRLLARLTAEQRARYNGTAESDGPARADRAGAPRGTLRAADGRAAQAVAYAYAAIGKPYVWGATGPGSYDCSGLTQAAWRSAGVSLPRTTYTQINAGTRVPRSGLAPGDLVFFYSGVSHVGLYIGGGKMIHAPRPGAPVRVAPIDEMPFAGATRPA, encoded by the coding sequence GTGGCAGCACACCGGGAGCACCGAAAACCCCGTGACCGCCGGCTCGAGGGACCGGCCGCCCGCGCCGCGGTCACGCTCGCCCTGGCGGGCACGGCGGCCACGGCCGCGTTCGACGGCACGGGACACGCGGAACCGGTCCTCACCGCGGCGCAGATCCAGGCCAGGGTCGACAGGCTGTACCAGGAGGCGGAGGTCGCCACCGAGAAGTACAACGGCGCCAAGGAACGGACGGACAGCGCCCGCAGGTCGCTGGACTCGCTGCGCGACGAGGCCGCCCGCCGCACCGAGAGCCTCAACGCCTCCCGCAACGCCCTCGGTTCCCTCGCCACCGCCCAGTACCGCGACGGCGGGATGGACCCCGGTCTGCGGCTGGCCCTGACCTCCGCCCCGGAGGACTACCTCCAAGGCGCCGCCCTCGCGGAACGGGCCGGAGCGCTGCAGGCCGCGAAGGTCACGGACGTGCGGCGGCAGTTGAGGGAGCTCGCACGGCTCAAGGCCGAGGCCGGTGAGCGCATGGCCGAACTCGAGGCGCGCCGCAGGGAGCTGGCGGGCCACAAGGACGCCGTCCGCAGCAGACTCGCCGCCGCACAACGCCTCTTGGCCCGGCTGACCGCCGAGCAGCGGGCCCGGTACAACGGCACCGCCGAGTCGGACGGACCCGCGCGGGCGGACCGTGCCGGCGCCCCGCGTGGCACCCTCAGGGCCGCCGACGGCCGCGCGGCGCAGGCTGTCGCCTACGCGTACGCGGCGATCGGCAAGCCCTACGTGTGGGGGGCGACGGGCCCCGGGTCCTACGACTGCTCCGGACTCACGCAGGCCGCCTGGCGCTCCGCCGGGGTCTCACTCCCCCGCACCACGTACACCCAGATCAACGCCGGGACGCGGGTGCCCCGTTCCGGGCTGGCGCCGGGCGACCTGGTCTTCTTCTACTCCGGCGTCTCGCACGTCGGCCTCTACATCGGCGGCGGGAAGATGATCCACGCCCCGCGTCCCGGCGCCCCGGTGCGTGTCGCGCCGATCGACGAGATGCCGTTCGCGGGAGCGACCCGCCCCGCGTGA
- a CDS encoding esterase/lipase family protein gives MRILPPFPVTLPVKWPAALLRATALELAILAGHLLLYPTGLTPERRPRPRPHKGADDGAHAETGAARRLPGTPDAVPTVLLHGFVDNRSVFVLLRRALARQGSHHVECLNYSPLTCDVRAAADLLGRHVEEICARTGHAEIDIVGHSLGGLIARYYVQRLGGDRRVRTLVTLGTPHSGTTVAPIASAHPIVRQMRPDSPVIEELRMPAPGCRTRFVSFWSDLDRIMAPVETARIDHPDLLVQNVQVSGIGHLALPVHPAVADGIREALESGVSEAGSSSGAASVA, from the coding sequence ATGAGGATCCTGCCTCCCTTTCCCGTGACGCTGCCGGTGAAGTGGCCCGCCGCGCTGCTGCGGGCAACCGCTCTGGAGCTGGCGATCCTCGCCGGGCATCTGCTCCTCTATCCGACCGGCCTCACGCCGGAGCGCCGCCCCCGCCCACGCCCTCACAAGGGAGCCGATGACGGAGCCCACGCGGAGACCGGCGCCGCGCGCCGCCTGCCGGGCACACCGGACGCCGTCCCCACCGTCCTGCTCCACGGCTTCGTCGACAACCGTTCGGTGTTCGTGCTGCTCCGCCGCGCCCTCGCCCGGCAGGGCTCGCACCATGTCGAGTGCCTGAACTACTCGCCGCTCACCTGCGACGTCCGTGCCGCCGCCGACCTGCTCGGCCGCCATGTCGAGGAGATATGCGCCCGCACCGGCCACGCCGAGATCGACATCGTCGGGCACAGCCTGGGCGGCCTGATCGCCCGGTACTACGTCCAGCGTCTGGGCGGTGACCGCCGCGTCCGCACCCTGGTCACGCTCGGCACCCCGCACTCGGGGACGACCGTCGCCCCGATCGCGAGCGCACACCCGATCGTGCGGCAGATGCGCCCGGATTCACCGGTGATCGAGGAGCTGCGCATGCCGGCGCCCGGCTGTCGCACCCGGTTCGTCAGCTTCTGGAGCGATCTGGACCGGATCATGGCGCCCGTCGAGACGGCCCGCATCGACCATCCGGACCTTCTCGTACAGAACGTGCAGGTGAGCGGAATCGGCCATCTCGCACTGCCTGTTCACCCCGCCGTCGCCGACGGCATCCGCGAGGCGCTCGAGTCGGGCGTGTCGGAAGCGGGATCGTCGTCGGGGGCCGCGTCCGTCGCTTGA
- a CDS encoding GNAT family N-acetyltransferase → MDLDVQNYVRTLALRSPGHVRVGPFTVRYNADWPIPPVNYAVPDHAASPTADDIRALVEVFREKDRLPRLEFLPSCAPDVEPALLAAGFTVERRAPLLACTPDALVTPPVPGITFTVVSDEAGYRAAAGVQHAGYGFEGEPTEGEIGGLRSVVEGGGVAALATDDTDGTPVAAGSCSVPVEGLCELTGVAVAATHRRRGIGAAFSAFLTAKAFDAGCRTVWLEPGDADVERVYAAVGYVRVGDKTDMSLT, encoded by the coding sequence GTGGATCTCGACGTCCAGAACTATGTGCGCACGCTCGCACTCCGCTCGCCCGGCCACGTACGTGTGGGTCCCTTCACGGTGCGCTACAACGCCGACTGGCCCATCCCGCCCGTCAATTACGCCGTCCCCGACCACGCCGCCAGTCCGACGGCGGACGACATCAGGGCGCTGGTCGAGGTGTTCCGCGAGAAGGACCGGCTGCCGCGCCTGGAGTTCCTGCCGTCCTGCGCTCCGGACGTCGAACCGGCCCTGCTGGCGGCCGGTTTCACGGTCGAGCGCCGCGCACCGCTGCTCGCCTGCACCCCCGACGCGCTCGTGACACCTCCGGTACCGGGGATCACCTTCACCGTCGTGTCGGACGAGGCCGGTTACCGGGCCGCGGCCGGTGTGCAGCACGCCGGATACGGCTTCGAGGGCGAGCCGACGGAGGGCGAGATCGGCGGGCTGCGCAGCGTCGTGGAGGGCGGCGGCGTGGCGGCCCTCGCCACGGACGACACCGACGGCACCCCGGTCGCCGCCGGCAGCTGCTCGGTCCCGGTCGAGGGTCTCTGCGAGCTGACCGGGGTCGCGGTCGCCGCGACCCATCGCCGCAGGGGCATCGGCGCGGCGTTCTCCGCCTTCCTGACCGCGAAGGCCTTCGACGCAGGCTGCCGGACCGTGTGGCTGGAGCCCGGCGACGCCGACGTCGAACGGGTCTACGCCGCCGTCGGCTACGTCCGGGTCGGCGACAAGACCGACATGTCGCTGACCTGA
- a CDS encoding ATP-binding protein, giving the protein MPVATPGTTGPSRAPLPEEPALRKLYRSADGRMLGGVARGLAGHLGLPVIWVRLVFLGLFLADGLGAVLYAVFWIVVPLGVGGRAAEPRSVFETTPDGRRRLRKPDKGQLFAVVALLFGAAVFVGNVDMRGSNRYVWPTLLIGAGVVLVWRQADNARRARWTEVGRRRRLLQLARALAGVALVGMGLTVFVVVRGSAAQLGNVLTAAVAVIAGVALLAGPWLVRMTQDLSEERTMRIRAQERAEVAAHVHDSVLHTLTLIQRNADDAGEVRRLARAQERELRNWLYKPEGTGKDEDEEPDTLAEAVKKAAAEVEDKHGVPLEVVVVGDCPLDDKLGAQMQAAREAMVNAAKYGGAGGAVQVYAEVEGRTVFVSVRDRGPGFDLDAVPEDRMGVRESIIGRMQRNGGTARLRSVPGGGTEVELEMERADG; this is encoded by the coding sequence ATGCCAGTCGCCACGCCCGGAACCACCGGCCCTTCGCGCGCCCCGCTGCCGGAGGAGCCGGCTCTGCGCAAGCTGTACCGCAGCGCCGACGGGCGGATGCTCGGCGGTGTGGCCCGCGGCCTGGCCGGGCATCTGGGGCTCCCGGTCATCTGGGTGCGTCTGGTCTTCCTCGGACTGTTCCTGGCCGACGGTCTGGGCGCGGTGCTCTACGCGGTGTTCTGGATCGTGGTTCCCCTCGGGGTCGGCGGCAGGGCCGCGGAACCGCGCTCGGTCTTCGAGACCACACCGGACGGCCGCCGCCGGCTGCGCAAGCCGGACAAGGGCCAGCTGTTCGCGGTGGTCGCCCTCCTCTTCGGCGCCGCCGTCTTCGTCGGCAACGTCGACATGCGCGGCAGCAACCGCTACGTCTGGCCGACGCTGCTCATCGGCGCGGGTGTGGTCCTGGTCTGGCGGCAGGCGGACAACGCCCGCCGGGCCCGCTGGACCGAGGTGGGCCGTCGGCGGCGGCTGCTCCAGCTGGCCAGGGCGCTGGCCGGCGTCGCCCTCGTCGGCATGGGCCTGACCGTCTTCGTGGTGGTCCGCGGCTCTGCCGCCCAGCTGGGCAATGTGCTGACCGCCGCGGTCGCCGTCATCGCCGGTGTCGCGCTGCTCGCGGGCCCGTGGCTGGTGCGCATGACGCAGGACCTCTCCGAGGAGCGGACCATGCGCATCCGGGCCCAGGAGCGGGCGGAGGTGGCCGCCCACGTCCACGACTCCGTCCTGCACACCCTGACCCTGATCCAGCGGAACGCCGACGACGCCGGCGAGGTGCGCCGGCTCGCCCGCGCCCAGGAGCGCGAGCTGCGAAACTGGCTCTACAAGCCGGAGGGCACCGGCAAGGACGAGGACGAGGAGCCCGACACCCTCGCGGAGGCGGTCAAGAAGGCGGCCGCGGAGGTCGAGGACAAGCACGGGGTCCCGCTCGAGGTCGTCGTCGTCGGCGACTGCCCGCTCGACGACAAACTGGGCGCACAGATGCAGGCCGCCCGCGAAGCGATGGTCAACGCCGCCAAGTACGGTGGCGCGGGAGGGGCGGTGCAGGTGTACGCGGAGGTCGAGGGCCGTACGGTCTTCGTGTCCGTACGGGACCGGGGGCCGGGATTCGACCTGGACGCCGTACCGGAGGACCGGATGGGCGTCAGGGAGTCGATCATCGGACGGATGCAGCGCAACGGCGGGACGGCACGACTTCGCTCGGTGCCCGGAGGGGGCACGGAAGTGGAGCTCGAGATGGAGAGGGCGGACGGATGA
- a CDS encoding LuxR C-terminal-related transcriptional regulator, whose translation MTEAAGETTERRVRVVLVDDHRMFRTGVQAEIGQTERTGVEVVGEAADVDQAVTVITATRPEVVLLDVHLPGGGGVEVLRRCASLMAAPENPVRFLALSVSDAAEDVIGVIRGGARGYVTKTITGSDLVDSVFRVQDGDAVFSPRLAGFVLDAFASTDAPPVDEDLDRLTQREREVLRLIARGYAYKEIAKQLFISVKTVESHVSAVLRKLQLSNRHELTRWATARRLV comes from the coding sequence ATGACCGAGGCGGCCGGAGAGACCACAGAGCGTCGGGTACGGGTCGTGCTCGTCGACGACCACCGGATGTTCCGCACGGGAGTGCAGGCCGAGATCGGGCAGACCGAGCGCACGGGCGTCGAGGTCGTCGGCGAGGCCGCCGACGTCGACCAGGCGGTCACCGTGATCACGGCGACCCGCCCCGAGGTCGTCCTGCTCGACGTGCACCTGCCCGGTGGCGGCGGGGTCGAGGTGCTGCGCCGCTGCGCCTCGCTGATGGCGGCGCCGGAGAACCCGGTGCGGTTCCTGGCGCTGTCGGTGTCCGACGCGGCGGAGGACGTCATCGGCGTCATCCGCGGCGGCGCCCGGGGCTACGTCACCAAGACGATCACGGGCAGCGACCTCGTCGACTCGGTCTTCCGGGTGCAGGACGGCGACGCGGTGTTCTCGCCGCGGCTGGCCGGCTTCGTGCTGGACGCCTTCGCGTCGACGGACGCGCCGCCGGTCGACGAGGACCTGGACCGGCTGACGCAGCGGGAGCGGGAGGTGCTGCGGCTCATCGCGCGCGGATACGCGTACAAGGAGATCGCCAAGCAGCTCTTCATCTCGGTGAAGACGGTCGAGTCGCACGTGTCCGCGGTGCTGCGCAAGCTTCAGCTGTCCAACCGGCACGAGCTCACCCGGTGGGCGACGGCCCGCCGCCTGGTCTGA
- a CDS encoding C40 family peptidase: MPALASHRKPRSRTAKPSTAVGFTTAALAGVTLLSTQSATAAPNDPKPSIEEVQKKVDDLYRQAGSATQEFNKAKEATAEKRQEVDRLLDEAAQRTEKLNESRRALGNYAAAQYRTGSVTPTAALMFADSPQAYFDQTQLMDRMTDQQRRAVSEYETERAAAAKQRAEATKRLESLTDSQEALRTSKQTVQTKLAEARALLSELTAEEKARLAAIERQKEEEARRKAEAKAKAEAAARAEAERQQQERETTPDTGATDPGTDTGTGTDDGTYAAKADKVLAFARAQIGKPYVWGATGPSSYDCSGLTAAAWKAAGVDLPRTTWDQVKVGTRVGTADLLPGDLVFFYDDISHVGIYIGDGKMIHAPKPGTNVREESIYYMPIYGSVRPA; the protein is encoded by the coding sequence ATGCCGGCCTTGGCGTCGCATCGCAAGCCCCGCAGCCGTACCGCAAAACCGTCCACCGCCGTCGGATTCACCACGGCCGCCCTCGCCGGTGTGACGCTGCTCTCCACTCAGAGCGCCACCGCCGCGCCGAACGACCCGAAGCCCAGCATCGAAGAGGTACAGAAGAAGGTCGACGACCTGTACCGGCAGGCGGGCAGCGCGACGCAGGAGTTCAACAAGGCGAAGGAAGCCACGGCGGAGAAGCGCCAGGAGGTCGACCGGCTGCTCGACGAGGCGGCCCAGCGCACGGAGAAGCTGAACGAGTCCCGCCGCGCCCTCGGCAACTACGCGGCCGCGCAGTACCGCACCGGCTCCGTCACCCCCACCGCCGCGCTGATGTTCGCGGACAGCCCCCAGGCGTACTTCGACCAGACCCAGCTGATGGACCGGATGACGGACCAGCAGCGCAGGGCGGTCAGCGAGTACGAGACCGAGCGGGCCGCGGCCGCCAAGCAGCGCGCGGAGGCCACCAAGCGCCTCGAGTCCCTCACGGACTCCCAGGAGGCCCTGCGCACCAGCAAGCAGACGGTGCAGACCAAGCTCGCGGAGGCACGCGCCCTGCTCTCCGAGCTGACGGCGGAGGAGAAGGCGCGCCTCGCCGCGATCGAGCGGCAGAAGGAAGAGGAGGCGCGCCGCAAGGCGGAGGCCAAGGCGAAGGCGGAGGCGGCGGCCCGGGCGGAGGCCGAGCGGCAGCAGCAGGAGCGCGAGACCACCCCGGACACGGGCGCCACCGACCCGGGCACCGACACCGGCACGGGTACCGACGACGGCACGTACGCGGCCAAGGCGGACAAGGTCCTCGCGTTCGCCCGAGCCCAGATCGGCAAGCCGTACGTCTGGGGCGCGACCGGCCCGAGCTCGTACGACTGCTCCGGCCTCACCGCGGCCGCGTGGAAGGCGGCGGGGGTCGACCTGCCGCGCACCACCTGGGACCAGGTGAAGGTCGGCACCCGTGTCGGGACGGCCGACCTGCTCCCCGGCGACCTGGTCTTCTTCTACGACGACATCAGCCACGTCGGCATCTACATCGGCGACGGCAAGATGATCCACGCGCCCAAGCCGGGCACGAACGTCCGCGAGGAGTCCATCTACTACATGCCGATCTACGGCAGCGTCCGCCCCGCCTGA
- the pcrA gene encoding DNA helicase PcrA — protein MSSLFDDSFLADLRHDADGPPPPPEEPAPEQLPDDLFQGAFDVPPARDGYYRDGAPRPVVDPAALLDGLNEQQRAAVVHTGSPLLIVAGAGSGKTRVLTHRIAHLLGTRRVHPGQILAITFTNKAAGEMKERVEQLVGPRANAMWVMTFHSACVRILRRESKKLGFTSSFSIYDAADSKRLMSLVCRDLDLDPKKFPPKSFSAKISNLKNELIDEETFADQAVDGFEKTLAEAYRMYQARLREANALDFDDIIMTTVHLLQAFPDVAEHYQRRFRHVLVDEYQDTNHAQYTLVRELVGKGYEDLEPAELCVVGDADQSIYAFRGATIRNILQFEEDYPDATTILLEQNYRSTQTILSAANAVIERNESRRPKNLWTNAGAGAQITGYVADTEHDEAQFVADEIDRLTDAGEAKAGDVAVFYRTNAQSRVFEEIFIRVGLPYKVVGGVRFYERKEVRDVLAYLRVLANPEDNVPLRRILNVPKRGIGDRAEAMIDALALREKITFPQALRRVDEAYGMAARSANAVKRFNVLMEELRTIVDSGAGPAVVLEAVLERTGYLAELQASTDPQDETRIENLQELAAVALEFEQARGEEEGTGTLAEFLEQVALVADSDQIPDEDEEGTGVITLMTLHTAKGLEFPVVFLTGMEDGVFPHMRALGQTKELEEERRLAYVGITRARERLYLTRSSMRSAWGQPSYNPPSRFLEEIPGQHLTWKRTGPMAAPAGPTSGIASSLSSSRSRGGASGFATRRTSDKPVISLAVGDRVTHDQFGLGTVVEVKGSGAEAQATIDFGDEKPKRLLLRYAPVEKL, from the coding sequence ATGAGCAGCCTCTTTGACGACAGCTTCCTGGCGGACCTCCGGCACGACGCGGACGGGCCCCCGCCGCCGCCCGAGGAACCGGCTCCGGAGCAGCTTCCGGACGACCTCTTCCAGGGCGCCTTCGACGTGCCTCCGGCCCGAGACGGGTACTACCGCGACGGCGCCCCGCGTCCCGTCGTGGACCCCGCCGCCCTGCTCGACGGGCTGAACGAGCAGCAGCGCGCCGCGGTCGTTCACACAGGGTCACCGCTGCTCATCGTGGCGGGCGCCGGCTCCGGCAAGACCCGGGTGCTCACCCACCGCATCGCCCACCTGCTGGGCACGCGCCGGGTCCACCCCGGCCAGATACTGGCGATCACCTTCACCAACAAGGCCGCCGGCGAGATGAAGGAGCGCGTCGAGCAGCTGGTGGGCCCGCGCGCCAACGCGATGTGGGTCATGACCTTCCACAGCGCGTGCGTCCGCATCCTGCGCCGCGAGTCCAAGAAGCTGGGCTTCACCTCGTCGTTCTCGATCTACGACGCGGCGGACTCGAAGCGCCTGATGTCGCTGGTCTGCCGCGATCTCGATCTCGACCCGAAGAAGTTCCCGCCGAAGTCCTTCAGCGCCAAGATCTCGAACCTGAAGAACGAGCTGATCGACGAGGAGACCTTCGCCGACCAGGCGGTGGACGGATTCGAGAAGACGCTCGCCGAGGCGTACCGGATGTACCAGGCGCGGCTGCGCGAGGCCAACGCCCTGGACTTCGACGACATCATCATGACCACCGTCCATCTGCTCCAGGCGTTCCCGGACGTCGCGGAGCACTACCAGCGGCGGTTCCGGCACGTCCTCGTCGACGAGTACCAGGACACCAACCACGCTCAGTACACGCTCGTGCGCGAACTGGTGGGCAAGGGGTACGAGGACCTGGAGCCGGCGGAGCTGTGCGTCGTCGGTGACGCCGACCAGTCGATCTACGCCTTCCGCGGCGCGACCATCCGCAACATCCTCCAGTTCGAGGAGGACTACCCGGACGCGACGACGATCCTGCTGGAGCAGAACTACCGCTCCACCCAGACGATCCTCTCCGCCGCCAACGCCGTCATCGAGCGCAACGAGTCCCGCCGCCCCAAGAACCTGTGGACGAACGCCGGCGCCGGCGCCCAGATCACCGGCTATGTCGCGGACACCGAGCACGACGAGGCCCAGTTCGTCGCCGACGAGATCGACCGGCTCACGGACGCGGGCGAGGCGAAGGCCGGCGACGTCGCCGTCTTCTACCGCACGAACGCCCAGTCGCGTGTCTTCGAGGAGATCTTCATCCGCGTCGGCCTGCCCTACAAGGTCGTCGGCGGTGTGCGCTTCTACGAGCGCAAGGAGGTCCGCGATGTGCTGGCCTACCTGCGGGTCCTCGCCAACCCCGAGGACAACGTCCCGCTGCGCCGCATCCTGAACGTGCCCAAGCGCGGCATCGGCGACCGCGCGGAGGCGATGATCGACGCCCTCGCGCTCCGCGAGAAGATCACCTTCCCCCAGGCGCTGCGCCGCGTCGACGAGGCGTACGGCATGGCGGCCCGCTCGGCCAACGCGGTCAAGCGGTTCAACGTGCTGATGGAGGAGCTGCGCACGATCGTCGACTCGGGCGCGGGCCCGGCCGTCGTGCTCGAGGCCGTGCTGGAGCGGACCGGCTACCTCGCGGAGCTCCAGGCGTCCACGGACCCGCAGGACGAGACCCGCATCGAGAACCTCCAAGAACTGGCCGCCGTGGCGCTCGAGTTCGAGCAGGCCCGCGGTGAGGAGGAGGGCACCGGCACACTCGCCGAGTTCCTCGAGCAGGTGGCGCTCGTCGCCGACTCCGACCAGATTCCCGACGAGGACGAAGAGGGCACCGGAGTCATCACGCTGATGACCCTGCACACCGCCAAGGGCCTCGAGTTCCCGGTGGTGTTCCTCACCGGCATGGAGGACGGCGTCTTCCCGCACATGCGGGCCCTCGGGCAGACGAAGGAGCTCGAGGAGGAGCGGCGCCTGGCCTATGTGGGCATCACCCGCGCCCGCGAGCGGCTGTATCTGACCCGTTCCTCGATGCGCAGCGCCTGGGGACAGCCCTCGTACAACCCGCCGTCGCGGTTCCTCGAGGAGATCCCCGGTCAGCACCTGACCTGGAAGCGGACGGGCCCGATGGCGGCCCCCGCCGGACCGACGTCCGGTATCGCCTCCTCGCTGTCCTCCTCGCGTTCACGCGGCGGCGCCTCCGGCTTCGCCACGCGGCGTACGAGCGACAAGCCGGTGATCTCGCTGGCGGTGGGCGACCGGGTCACGCACGACCAGTTCGGCCTGGGCACGGTGGTCGAGGTCAAGGGCTCGGGGGCCGAGGCTCAGGCGACGATCGACTTCGGGGACGAGAAGCCGAAGCGGCTGCTGCTCAGGTACGCCCCGGTCGAGAAGCTCTGA
- a CDS encoding cobalamin B12-binding domain-containing protein, with translation MGVTGPIRVVVAKPGLDGHDRGAKVIARALRDAGMEVIYTGLHQTPEQIVDTAIQEDADAIGLSILSGAHNTLFAKVIELLKEREAEDIKVFGGGIIPEADIAPLKEQGVAEIFTPGATTASIVDWVNANVRATAEA, from the coding sequence ATGGGTGTGACTGGTCCGATCCGCGTGGTGGTGGCCAAGCCGGGTCTCGACGGCCACGACCGCGGCGCCAAAGTGATCGCGCGGGCGCTGCGCGACGCCGGTATGGAGGTCATCTACACCGGGCTCCACCAGACGCCGGAGCAGATCGTCGACACGGCTATCCAGGAGGACGCCGACGCGATCGGCCTGTCGATCCTCTCCGGAGCGCACAACACGCTCTTCGCGAAGGTCATCGAGCTCCTCAAGGAGCGCGAGGCGGAGGACATCAAGGTCTTCGGCGGCGGGATCATCCCTGAGGCGGACATCGCACCGCTGAAGGAGCAGGGCGTCGCGGAGATCTTCACGCCCGGCGCGACGACGGCGTCGATCGTCGACTGGGTCAACGCGAACGTCCGGGCGACGGCGGAGGCGTAA
- a CDS encoding M23 family metallopeptidase produces MNDQHTNAGYGGYATGSFDSDPLFGALPGSYESGHSGQYDASQWNTGGDASTGHDAYAAAQQAQQPQYEAQYEQQQYAQYDTTGQWDASAWNEAGGTGQYETAAAAFSYDTTGQWAPGTFESGAYDATAWNSATATPEGLVPQQFTPEQEFTPQVTPQAEYETYETYGAYTAADAYDAAPTYETGEAYESGPGYEAGETYGYTLEAQQDAEPETTEADAETGYEAEYSAEAGYDAEYGADTDADPDAPQGDDVPDHDALTRTMTAVPAVAATPVAPRPVRRSGGSRGRRRTPAKRSALLTVAVPSACVMGVAGIAAASVSGLGSDSGTKDDKSNVAAPDPASVQPVAANNAMDTQLAALSADARDFGDRASRTQERIDLKARQAAEKKKREEEAARREALRPKFVLPVKQDGLSAYYGQSGVNWMSLHSGIDFPVQYGTEVMAATDGTVRTQWNSAYGNMAIVTAADGTETWYCHLSSTKIRSGYVKAGDVIAYSGNSGNSTGPHLHFEVRPGGGAAIDPLPWLRSHGLDPA; encoded by the coding sequence GTGAACGACCAGCACACCAACGCCGGGTACGGCGGGTACGCCACCGGCAGCTTCGACTCCGACCCGCTCTTCGGTGCCCTGCCGGGCAGTTACGAGTCGGGCCACAGCGGCCAGTACGACGCGTCCCAGTGGAACACCGGCGGCGACGCGAGCACCGGGCACGACGCCTACGCGGCGGCGCAGCAGGCCCAACAGCCCCAGTACGAGGCGCAGTACGAGCAGCAGCAGTACGCGCAGTACGACACCACCGGCCAGTGGGACGCGAGCGCCTGGAACGAGGCGGGCGGCACCGGCCAGTACGAGACGGCCGCCGCGGCCTTCTCCTACGACACGACCGGCCAGTGGGCACCCGGCACCTTCGAGAGCGGCGCCTACGACGCCACGGCCTGGAACTCCGCGACGGCCACGCCCGAGGGGCTCGTCCCGCAACAGTTCACGCCGGAGCAGGAGTTCACCCCGCAGGTCACCCCGCAGGCCGAGTACGAGACGTACGAGACCTACGGCGCGTACACGGCGGCCGACGCATACGACGCGGCCCCGACGTACGAGACCGGCGAAGCGTACGAGAGCGGCCCGGGCTACGAAGCGGGCGAAACGTACGGCTACACCCTCGAGGCCCAGCAGGACGCCGAGCCGGAGACCACGGAGGCGGACGCCGAGACCGGCTACGAGGCGGAGTACAGCGCCGAAGCCGGCTACGACGCGGAGTACGGCGCAGACACCGACGCCGACCCGGACGCCCCGCAGGGCGACGACGTCCCGGACCACGACGCGCTGACCCGCACCATGACCGCCGTGCCGGCCGTGGCCGCCACCCCGGTCGCCCCCCGCCCGGTCCGCCGCTCCGGCGGCAGCCGCGGCCGTCGCCGTACCCCCGCCAAGCGCTCGGCGCTCCTCACCGTCGCCGTTCCCTCCGCCTGTGTCATGGGCGTCGCCGGCATCGCCGCCGCGTCCGTCAGCGGCCTCGGCAGTGACAGCGGGACCAAGGACGACAAGAGCAACGTGGCGGCCCCCGACCCGGCCTCCGTGCAGCCGGTCGCCGCCAACAACGCCATGGACACGCAGCTCGCCGCGCTCAGCGCCGACGCCCGTGACTTCGGGGACCGTGCCTCCCGCACCCAGGAGCGCATCGACCTGAAGGCGCGCCAGGCGGCGGAGAAGAAGAAGCGCGAGGAAGAGGCGGCCCGCCGCGAGGCGCTCCGGCCCAAGTTCGTGCTGCCGGTGAAGCAGGACGGACTCAGCGCCTATTACGGCCAGTCCGGCGTCAACTGGATGTCCCTGCACAGCGGCATCGACTTCCCCGTCCAGTACGGCACCGAGGTCATGGCCGCGACGGACGGCACCGTCCGCACCCAGTGGAACAGCGCCTACGGCAACATGGCCATCGTGACCGCGGCCGACGGCACGGAGACCTGGTACTGCCACCTGAGCAGCACCAAGATCCGCAGCGGCTACGTCAAGGCCGGTGACGTCATCGCGTACTCGGGCAACTCGGGCAACTCCACCGGACCGCACCTCCATTTCGAGGTCCGGCCCGGCGGCGGCGCGGCAATAGACCCGCTGCCGTGGCTGCGCAGCCACGGCCTCGACCCCGCGTAG